CTGATCCCGCTCGTTCGCAGCGGCGACACGACCAATGTCGAAGCACGAGCCGCTCGCCGATACTGGACGGCACTATTTGGTAAAGATTTCCGGCGAGACATCGACGCCGAGAACCAAAACCGATTTCTGAATTACGGCTACGCGATTTTGCGCGCTGCCACGGCGCGAGCAATCTGTGCGGCTGGGCTGCATCCATCACTGGGGCTGCACCATCACAACAAGTACAACGCCTGGTGCCTGGCCGATGACGTGATGGAACCGTTTCGTCCAGTCGTCGACAAGGTCGTCGTCCATATGGTTAACGAAGATGGGGCCGATGCGGAATTTAATCAGCAACGGCGAGCGATCCTGATTCGCTGTTTGTTGTCGCGAGTCTTCGTTCACGACCAACAGCGCACCGTGCTGGATGCGTTGAGTCTTGTTGCGGCGTCACTGGTGGATGCCCTTTCCGGCTCGGAGGCAACGCTGTCACTTCCGCAGGAGTTCGCTCATGCCGCGTAGTGAATTTGTGATGTCGGGGTACAAAGAAATGTGGCTGTTCGCGATGTTCGATTTACCCGTGAAATCGAAAGAGGACAAACGAGCGTATTCCCGCTTTCGCACACTGCTTTTGAATGAAGGATTCAGTAAAATGCAGTTCAGCGTGTACGCCAGATTTTGCGGCAGTGAAGAAGTCGCGGAAACTCATCGCGAACGCTTAAGGCGCAAGCTGCCCTCCGACGGTCACGTGCGTCTGTTGGCCGTAACCGATCGTCAGTTCGGCAGGATGGAAGTGTTCTACGGAAAAAAACGTGGTGAAACCGAATCAAAACCAGAACAACTGCAGCTTTTTTAAGATGGCAATTCGCCACAAGCTGTTCCGAGTTTTGAAGTTAGCCGCGATATAGTGTATCCGAGCAGCCGTTCCCGACGAACCACAGCATCTCCAGAGCATGGCCTACGCTTACAAAAGTGTATC
This DNA window, taken from Fuerstiella marisgermanici, encodes the following:
- the cas1 gene encoding type II CRISPR-associated endonuclease Cas1, encoding MRNRILEISESPCRLRVEHQQLVVDRGTEEDGLFPTKIPLEDIAAVVVAHPQVSYTQSVLSELSERGAAFVTCNRNRMPVGILLPLNANSVQTERFRRQLELKLPQKKRLWQQIVKSKIDMQAQLLQEVHGETFGLPPLIPLVRSGDTTNVEARAARRYWTALFGKDFRRDIDAENQNRFLNYGYAILRAATARAICAAGLHPSLGLHHHNKYNAWCLADDVMEPFRPVVDKVVVHMVNEDGADAEFNQQRRAILIRCLLSRVFVHDQQRTVLDALSLVAASLVDALSGSEATLSLPQEFAHAA
- the cas2 gene encoding CRISPR-associated endonuclease Cas2, which encodes MPRSEFVMSGYKEMWLFAMFDLPVKSKEDKRAYSRFRTLLLNEGFSKMQFSVYARFCGSEEVAETHRERLRRKLPSDGHVRLLAVTDRQFGRMEVFYGKKRGETESKPEQLQLF